A part of Maridesulfovibrio hydrothermalis AM13 = DSM 14728 genomic DNA contains:
- a CDS encoding serine hydrolase domain-containing protein: MRVDKKKSVLIALILFILALPAWAKGSGRDNLRNEFAKAIRALNIPGGIMIVQNPKGERWTVTAGVRKLGGNSPIREELKFRLGSITKTYVASVVLMLVKEGELSLDTKVHAVLPDIVGSDDPVTVRNLLQMRSNLGNFATDKKFLKEFRHKPWKKWSAKALLKFKPDRLKAAGISFEYNNSNYVLLGMIIEKVTKDTFENQVRKRILRPLKLKHTSFPVTMVGMPKPFARGYDYNPVSDKIKDFTFRINPSWAWCSGNAISTAPDVMEWIVAYLDGYGLNEQLRAEQMSFKPALHYGSSYGLGVMNKYGAVGHNGNYAGIYTALAFKFKGYYFVILTNGQSRGGMHNATAEVVFWRIIGKLPLFDAAE; the protein is encoded by the coding sequence ATGAGAGTAGACAAAAAGAAATCTGTGCTGATTGCGCTCATTCTATTTATCCTTGCACTTCCGGCATGGGCAAAAGGGAGCGGCAGAGATAATTTAAGGAATGAATTCGCCAAAGCAATACGGGCGCTTAACATTCCCGGCGGAATTATGATTGTGCAGAATCCCAAAGGAGAAAGGTGGACGGTCACTGCCGGAGTACGAAAATTAGGGGGAAACAGTCCTATTCGCGAGGAATTAAAGTTCAGGCTGGGGAGTATTACAAAAACTTATGTAGCCTCTGTCGTGCTCATGCTGGTCAAGGAGGGGGAGCTGAGTTTAGATACAAAGGTTCATGCTGTATTACCAGATATAGTCGGTTCAGATGATCCGGTTACGGTGCGTAATTTGCTTCAGATGCGCAGTAATTTAGGAAACTTTGCTACGGACAAAAAATTTCTTAAAGAATTCAGGCATAAACCATGGAAAAAATGGTCAGCAAAAGCTTTGCTTAAATTCAAACCGGATCGACTGAAAGCAGCAGGGATTTCATTTGAATACAATAATTCTAATTATGTGCTTTTGGGGATGATAATTGAAAAGGTGACAAAAGATACATTTGAGAATCAGGTTCGTAAGCGAATATTGAGGCCTTTGAAATTAAAGCATACCTCATTTCCTGTCACAATGGTTGGAATGCCTAAACCTTTTGCCAGAGGATATGATTACAATCCCGTATCGGATAAAATCAAAGATTTTACTTTCAGAATTAATCCTTCCTGGGCCTGGTGTTCCGGAAACGCTATTTCAACAGCCCCGGATGTGATGGAGTGGATTGTTGCTTATTTAGACGGATATGGTCTTAATGAGCAGCTTCGAGCTGAGCAGATGAGTTTTAAACCTGCTCTGCATTATGGATCGTCTTACGGCTTAGGGGTGATGAATAAATATGGTGCTGTGGGACATAACGGTAATTATGCAGGAATATACACGGCCTTGGCTTTTAAATTTAAAGGATATTATTTTGTTATTTTAACCAATGGGCAATCCCGTGGTGGAATGCATAATGCCACAGCAGAGGTTGTATTCTGGCGTATAATCGGAAAATTACCATTATTTGATGCTGCCGAGTAA